In the Triticum aestivum cultivar Chinese Spring chromosome 2B, IWGSC CS RefSeq v2.1, whole genome shotgun sequence genome, AGCTCTGGACGCAGTGCTCATGTCAATGGCGCACGACTCCAGCTTCCTGAAACATTAGTCCACCCAAAATGAGCACACACATTTTCTTTCTAAACGAACATATGGTGCATGCGTGCAGAGATGAGATTGTATAACCTTCTCTTGGACTCGAGTTCATCGCCCTCGGTGGTGTCGGCGGCGCCCTGGCCCTGGGACATGCTGCCATGGGCCACCCTGTCATCCCCGTCCACCTCGTCAGACACGGCAGACGTGACATCCACGCCGCCTTCCGGAGACTCGAACCGGGCAGCACCGTCATGGACCTGCATCGAAGCCGACGAGTCGCAGAGCTCGCCGGGCACCGAGGGGGACGACGTGGCCTCCAGCCCATCGCCGCGCCAGTCCTGGACAGCCACGCCCGCGTGCCACAGCGACCTCGCCTCCGCGTTCGGCTGCGAGCCACCAGCATTGCCGTagccgttgttgttgttgtccgcAGGCGCGTCCATCTGCGCGTCATTGAACGGGTGAACCTGCGCGCCGCCGGCAGGTCGGCGGCTCTGGGCGGCAGGCCTGGGGTGGTTGTGCGTGCCCTTGTAGATGATCTCCGTGACGTGGCCCTCGTGCGACCGCTCCACCTTCTTCTTCACCTGGCAGCTGGGGTGCGTGCACTTGTAGTAGCTCCGCGGGTACTCGCTGTGCTTCACCTGCTTCTGCCCGTACTTCCTCCAGCTGTACCCGTCCTCGGCCGGCGCGGCCGTGGCCACCGCTGCAGGGTAATCTCCCTTCGCCGCCTCGCTGTCCACCGCCGTCGCCGGTGGGCCATGGTCTGGAGGCGGTGCGTTGTTGTCGCCGCCCGCCGTGGCACTGTCAGCTGGCAGGCGGTTGCGCTTGTTGTTGCAGTCATGGTAGCTGCGCTTCATGAGGTCTTGCCCGTTGTTGAACTGCGCTTGGTTCAGATGGCCCAGCGGATTGGCGCCTCGAGTCGTCGTCTGAATGTTGGTTTCTGTCTTGACAGGAACATCTCTGCTTGGTGCTGATGGGTGCTGACTGTTGGGTAGAGATGCCTGAAGGCAAAGGAAGATGTTCCACACAAGGAACGAGGGAATTCAAAAGTTTTGTTCTAATTTCATGAATATATTAACAGTTTCATACCATCAGCCACAGGCGGCAAAAAGCAACAAAAGCATATACTATATCAGAGCCTTAAACTGTCATTCACTGCGTTAACGAAAATATAAGTTGTACTCTGCTGATTTATCTAGTTTTAACCATGAACCATGTTGGTAGTACTTACAAAGCTGTCTTTCACTTATTCCATTAAATACCAACAATAATGGTAAACAGGCTTATCAGCCACCTTGCTTTAACTAGTCGTACGAAACGCTGTTTAAATAGAAAAATTACAGTGCCCCCACTATTTGAAAACACTGCATTCTCTGTATGCACAAAGTCCAGTTGATAAAATTGACAATTCATGCATACACTGAAAAATAGTCAGCTATACCTAGCTCCATGGTCACAAAAGGTAAACATTTCAAATGTGGGTATGCGGATGAGGATAAGAAGAAAAACTCAACGAATCACATCAGTCATTCATGGTTGTTACATGTGGAACATCTCCCCCACAATATGGTTCAGCAAAGAAGCATAAtgctattactccctccgtccggaaatacttgtcattgaaatggatgtatctagatgtattttagttttagatacatccattttcatccattttgatgacaaatatttccggacggagggagtacttgatttGTTTTTCCAGTGCAAGGAATAAAGGCTGACTATACACAATTTCACATAGCTGCTCACCTTCTTCCCTTCAGCGGTGTACTGTGATGATTTTAGATCCAAAGGCTTGAAAGAAAATGCACGGGGACCATCTTCAACTGATGGAGGTTCAAGCCGAGCATTATTGTTGTTATTGGTATCACCAAGCATGAGTAACTTCCCAGTGGTTGGCGAGGACTGGCCCTGAAGCATAGCATAATAAAACATTTAGGTAGTAACTTCAGTATCATGGTGTCTGTTGTTTAATTTGAAATTGCATACTCGAGTTcattcatactccctctgtccaaaaatacttgtcatcaaaatgaacaaaaatgaatgtatctagaactgaaatacatgTACATACattcccttttattcattttgatgacaagtatttccggacggagggagtagtacacgaAAAGGAACAGAAATATACAAACTTCCATTTGCTTTTATTTTGGCAACGGTAACAAAATCCCCTCAGAGTATGTCAAGGAAGGAAAATCTCCTCGGGTATATATAGGTGGGCTATTTGGTGGCAATGACAAAGTTAAACTTTCATGGACTTACAGAAATTTCCAAAGTTCAGTAAAGCAAGCATACTTAACCTGCCAATCTAGCATCCCACTGACAATATTAAGAACAATCCCTACACTCTGACGCTGGAAATCACAAGCATGAAAATCGAAACACAATCCATACCATGGCATTGGAGAGGAACACCGGCGATTCCAGCAGCGACGCGGGGCTGAGGCCGGGCGGGATGGTCAGGTAAGGCGACTGGGCTCCTGAATATTCGCTGCCAGGCATGCTGAGCTTGGCGACGCTGAACCCAGCTCTGGCCTGCATCCGCTCGGAGAGGCTGCTGCTGGAGCTGGACCTCTGGCCGAAGTGCGGCGTCGCCGGCTTCCCTTCCTCCTGAGGCGAGCCCACGGCCACCGACAGGCCGTGCCTCTCGAACCCGGCCCCCTCGGAGCCGTCGTTGCCGCCGTCGCAGTCCTCCACCAGGGGGTCCGCGGGGAACGGGTCGGTGAGGAAGCTCGGCAGCATGCTGCAGTCTGCCCCTGGGCTCTGGTCCTTCCACTCCATGGCTAGGTGGGTGTGGCCGTCCATCTCAGCATGGAACCTGCATTCGGAGACGAGAGCCAGGTAAAAAATTCAGCAAAGACAGCAGGGCAGAAACATCATCAACGACAAGAACAGAGAAAAGGAGCCAACGGATGTAATGCAGTTTGTTGGCCTCACACAAATCTTTGGCTCGAACACCAAAAGGATCAAAGAATTGGCTTCGAGTTGCAAAAACAAGAGGATCTTATCGAGCAGAAAGCTGATTCCAAAAATGAAAGCATGTCCATGCCCCCGGGTAAACGACAACCCGTATAACATCAAAAGGTTAGGTTGATGCGACCGGCACAGTCATCCACAAAGAAGTTGAATGTACTGCCAGAAAAGGAGCCGAAAATAAAAGGTGGGGAGCGGCTGTTCCATCTTATTCACTCCAAGAACAGGAAAGGAAGAGGCCATGGACCCCTCAACGCAACAGCATGCTGATTCGGGGCTCGGAGCTCGAGGCGCATGACAACAGGGAACAACTTTTTTTCTCCTAAAGCCCTTCAAAATTGCTCCAAGTTTGGCGGAAACGGTGAAGAATTTGATAAAAGACATAGGAGGGCTGGGATCGTCAAGGACGCACTTTTGAGCCAAACAACGTAAGTAATACCACGATAAGAAAAAAAAGAGGTTGCTTCTTTGATTCGAATCGTCTGCGGGATGCGGAAATGGAGGATCGTTTATCTTGCGAGCTGGAGGAACCAAACAAAACCAGAGATAAAAAAGGAGAAGACAGGCATTTCAAATCAAACTTTTCCTCCACATGTCAATCGGCGAGGAGGTTTGGCCTATTTTTGAAAAACGGGGCGGATAAGGCATTTATACACAAAAGTGAAATTTAAACGAAATTGGACCCAAAACAACACGCATTACGCAGGGAAAGGAAAATCCAGCCAAGCCACATTTTTATAAAACAAAACACAACTGTTAAGGCGCATTTCGACAACCCCAAACTCTGATTTATTTTCAAGGAAGGGAATCGAAACATGACATCAGAATGATAGGATCTTGTCATAAGAGAAGAAATTCGGATCACAAAGAACACATGCCAAAGCGCAGGGAGGAAGGACGGAATCTCCTCGCAAGAACGGAATGCGGGATATCCCACAGAGAGAGATTTGATCAAGGAACGTTGGACAGAGAAGGGAGACCAACCTTGGTGGGATTGCGGAGAAATGCGAATCGCAGGAAGCCCCAACGGCGATGCCCCCCTCTCCCTGCCGGCGATGGCTCAGTCCACCAATGGCCAAGACCAGCCGCAGAGGGAACAAGGCACAAGGATCAGAGACAAATGATGAGCTGCAGCCGCAGGGAGTCAGGAAAAGAAGGTTCCTCCTGCCATTATTACTCGGCTCCCCTCTCccattgtctctctctctctctcttccctgtCACAGTTCTTTTATCCtagagagaggagaagaagaaacagaaaacagaggagagagagaggaggaggggcgGTTTGACCAAGAAGGTGGGAGATGTGCGGAGGGATTCGTTGGAACCCGAGGAGGGATGACGGTGAGAGGAGAGAGAAACATGGATGGCATTGATGGCATGCTCGCCGTTCATCTCTCTCCTGCGAACTGCagcttttctctttctcttttttagagagagagagagagatggaattGCTCTTTTCCTCTGCATTTTTCTTTCTTGGTGAATTCACTGGTTGTTTCTTTATCTCGGAGGTTCTGGTGTTTTCTGCCATTTTTTCAGCAATTAACGTGCAGTCGGCACACCTTTATTGTTCAGATGATTGCGCGCTTAACGCACATTAAAATTTCAGAGGATTTCAGTGAAGGAAACGGCACCTCCATGCGTGAACTCTTTATCACATTAGAGTATTTTAAAATGTGTGTAAAATGCCACCTTCCAAAAACAAATCTGCCTAAAAAACCTGGGCACGTAGGAGAGCGAAGTTACCAAGGACGGGCTCGTGGGAGGACATTTTATTTTCAA is a window encoding:
- the LOC123045726 gene encoding probable WRKY transcription factor 34, which produces MDGHTHLAMEWKDQSPGADCSMLPSFLTDPFPADPLVEDCDGGNDGSEGAGFERHGLSVAVGSPQEEGKPATPHFGQRSSSSSSLSERMQARAGFSVAKLSMPGSEYSGAQSPYLTIPPGLSPASLLESPVFLSNAMGQSSPTTGKLLMLGDTNNNNNARLEPPSVEDGPRAFSFKPLDLKSSQYTAEGKKASLPNSQHPSAPSRDVPVKTETNIQTTTRGANPLGHLNQAQFNNGQDLMKRSYHDCNNKRNRLPADSATAGGDNNAPPPDHGPPATAVDSEAAKGDYPAAVATAAPAEDGYSWRKYGQKQVKHSEYPRSYYKCTHPSCQVKKKVERSHEGHVTEIIYKGTHNHPRPAAQSRRPAGGAQVHPFNDAQMDAPADNNNNGYGNAGGSQPNAEARSLWHAGVAVQDWRGDGLEATSSPSVPGELCDSSASMQVHDGAARFESPEGGVDVTSAVSDEVDGDDRVAHGSMSQGQGAADTTEGDELESKRRKLESCAIDMSTASRAVREPRVVIQTTSEVDILDDGYRWRKYGQKVVKGNPNPRSYYKCTHPGCSVRKHVERASHDLKSVITTYEGKHNHEVPAARNGGHGSSAASGGTGASQLSHARRAEPPSVQDGLMRLGGCGAPFGLPPRDPLGPMGNYPWPPPSLPMPSGLGAVEGLKLPMLSPSLHSVFRQRQAMETAAGFRVPKGEVKDEAAGAGAGGGAAAAAAYPQMMSRLPLGHRM